One Natrinema marinum genomic window carries:
- a CDS encoding MFS transporter — translation MALNANDRSIANFTMAGHALVHWFETSIPIFLVVWLDEFSVGVALFGIVVALGYAPFGLGALPGGILADRYGARPLVLVCLGGMSLAFLVLAIATSIYAIAVGLVLWGVAASVYHPAGLSLISTGVEDRGTVFAWHGIAGNAGIALGPFVTATLLIFLEWSVVAAILAVPGVIAVLYGLGAEFDPTAAVADDADAGPDEALSPADLLGNSRTLFASAFAVVFVLVAFEGLYYRGTLTYLPEILHGLPAIEALALPAGLEGIQPADYVYVGLLVVGMAGQYAGGKLTNRVSPARGLAAIFAVLVVLALAFVPVTTAEAGLGTIVALCGLLGFFLFAIQPFYQNAVAIYTPPDARGLSYGYTYLAEFGFGSASIAVGGFVLGELSQTVFFAVIAGFAVGGGLLAGALLVGDGRFATADGTLEANADD, via the coding sequence ATGGCGCTGAACGCGAACGATCGGTCGATCGCCAACTTCACCATGGCGGGCCACGCGCTCGTCCACTGGTTCGAAACCTCGATCCCGATCTTCCTGGTGGTCTGGCTCGACGAGTTTTCCGTCGGTGTCGCGCTCTTCGGCATCGTCGTCGCGCTTGGCTACGCGCCGTTCGGCCTCGGGGCGCTCCCTGGGGGAATCCTCGCCGACCGCTACGGGGCCCGGCCACTCGTGTTGGTCTGTCTCGGCGGCATGAGCCTCGCCTTTCTCGTCCTTGCCATCGCGACCTCGATCTACGCCATCGCGGTCGGCCTGGTCCTCTGGGGCGTCGCCGCCAGCGTCTATCACCCCGCCGGCCTCTCGCTGATCAGCACCGGCGTCGAGGACCGAGGCACCGTCTTCGCCTGGCACGGTATCGCCGGCAACGCCGGTATCGCGCTCGGCCCGTTCGTCACCGCCACGCTGCTGATCTTCCTCGAGTGGTCCGTCGTCGCGGCAATCCTCGCCGTTCCAGGCGTCATCGCGGTCCTCTACGGCCTCGGGGCGGAGTTCGACCCGACCGCCGCGGTCGCCGACGACGCCGACGCTGGCCCGGACGAGGCGCTGTCGCCGGCGGACCTCCTCGGGAACTCGCGAACGCTGTTCGCCAGCGCGTTCGCCGTGGTCTTCGTCCTCGTTGCGTTCGAAGGGCTCTACTACCGCGGTACCCTCACGTACCTCCCCGAGATCCTCCACGGGCTGCCGGCGATCGAGGCGCTGGCCCTGCCGGCCGGCCTCGAGGGCATTCAGCCGGCCGACTACGTCTACGTCGGCCTGCTGGTCGTCGGCATGGCGGGCCAGTACGCCGGCGGGAAGTTGACCAACCGCGTCTCGCCGGCCCGCGGACTCGCGGCGATCTTCGCCGTTCTCGTGGTGCTCGCGCTCGCGTTCGTTCCGGTCACGACGGCCGAAGCGGGACTCGGTACGATCGTCGCGCTCTGTGGCCTGCTCGGTTTCTTCCTCTTTGCCATCCAGCCGTTCTACCAGAACGCCGTCGCGATCTACACGCCGCCGGACGCCCGCGGGCTCTCCTACGGCTACACGTATCTCGCCGAGTTCGGCTTTGGCTCGGCGAGCATCGCCGTCGGCGGCTTCGTCCTCGGCGAACTCTCGCAAACGGTGTTTTTCGCGGTGATCGCCGGCTTCGCGGTCGGCGGCGGGCTTCTGGCGGGCGCGCTGCTGGTCGGCGACGGTCGGTTCGCGACGGCCGACGGCACGCTCGAGGCGAACGCGGACGACTGA
- a CDS encoding ABC transporter substrate-binding protein: MTDSQDHRETTGNTVGLSRRRGFDRRHVLKTTAGSAAGLSLAGCLETAGSIVGSDDVEPVTVGVLAPNPDSDSIGRSIVQGSRIAVDELGKINGRDVEMVVGDTNSSPQEARRQYQRLVLEEGADVTVGISTSEALVPLMDDIAEQETLHLTAGSATTTASQMVNEEYEKYKYHFRVGPVNGSNLAQAQIEFLTEKGGDIGWDSIAVLAEDYDWTEGLWAFYQSRFSDLDIDVTMWERYPPATDDFSSIYDDVEASGADAAFISTAHTGTKAILDWGPTEREFAFGGIHVPMQLPSYYRLTDGACRFAVGYASATSTSELTPKTQPFVDTYQQTYGGQSPVYTGFIAYDAIKLFADAAGRAGTVDSETLVGTLEDISFTGTTGTIAFHEPDHQFAHDVIYGEENVHPVYFQWRETDDGEGVQEVIWPDQHASAEYVDPDWF, encoded by the coding sequence ATGACCGACTCTCAGGACCATCGCGAGACCACAGGCAACACCGTCGGCTTGAGCCGACGACGCGGCTTCGATCGCCGGCACGTTCTCAAAACGACCGCGGGTAGCGCTGCCGGACTCTCGCTTGCAGGGTGTCTCGAGACGGCGGGATCGATCGTCGGAAGCGACGACGTCGAACCGGTGACGGTCGGCGTTCTCGCACCGAACCCGGACAGCGACTCCATCGGGCGCTCGATCGTCCAGGGTTCACGGATCGCCGTCGACGAACTGGGTAAAATCAACGGCCGCGACGTCGAGATGGTCGTCGGCGACACGAACTCGAGCCCGCAAGAGGCTCGCCGTCAGTACCAGCGGCTCGTCCTCGAGGAGGGCGCCGACGTCACGGTCGGTATCTCTACGAGCGAGGCGCTCGTCCCGCTGATGGACGATATCGCCGAGCAGGAGACGCTCCACCTCACGGCCGGGTCAGCGACGACGACGGCCAGTCAGATGGTAAACGAGGAGTACGAGAAGTACAAGTACCACTTCCGCGTCGGCCCGGTCAACGGTTCGAACCTCGCGCAGGCCCAGATCGAGTTCCTGACCGAGAAGGGGGGCGATATCGGCTGGGACTCCATCGCCGTGCTCGCCGAAGACTACGACTGGACCGAGGGGCTGTGGGCGTTCTATCAGAGCCGCTTCAGCGATCTCGATATCGACGTGACGATGTGGGAACGGTATCCGCCGGCGACCGACGATTTCTCCTCGATCTACGACGACGTCGAGGCGTCGGGTGCTGATGCGGCATTCATCTCGACGGCTCACACCGGTACCAAAGCCATACTCGACTGGGGACCGACGGAGCGGGAGTTCGCCTTCGGCGGCATTCACGTCCCGATGCAGCTCCCATCGTACTACCGACTGACCGACGGCGCGTGCCGATTCGCCGTGGGCTACGCCAGTGCCACGTCGACGAGCGAACTCACTCCCAAGACGCAACCGTTCGTCGATACGTATCAACAGACCTACGGCGGGCAGAGCCCCGTTTACACCGGCTTTATCGCGTACGACGCGATCAAACTGTTCGCGGACGCCGCCGGGCGGGCCGGGACGGTCGACTCCGAGACGCTGGTCGGCACACTCGAGGATATCAGTTTCACCGGAACGACGGGTACGATAGCGTTCCACGAGCCGGACCATCAGTTCGCTCACGACGTCATCTACGGGGAGGAGAACGTCCACCCGGTGTACTTCCAGTGGCGAGAAACCGACGACGGCGAGGGCGTTCAGGAGGTCATTTGGCCCGATCAGCACGCGTCCGCCGAGTATGTCGATCCGGACTGGTTCTAG
- a CDS encoding ABC transporter substrate-binding protein, with protein sequence MDECGGAEHDPSLATDQRTRRSGLQRRRVLATAGSAVSLSTAGCLGTLGSITGGSGSENPITMGILAPNPDSNYIGRGMVRGAQVAVDEINEKGGILGRHVELAVGDTNSSPLEARRQYQRLVLEEDADVTVGVFDSPSLETIIEDIAEQQTVHLTSGASTPAVSQKVSENYDRYKYHFRVGPTNSYDLGTDLVNFLDDNGSNIGWNSVAVLVEDYPWSQEPWQILQDELDGVGVEVTMERRYPPASDDFSSLYDEAEASNADAAFILTAHTGTSALLDWAYPNRPEVPPQPRPFAFGGIHVPMQLPAYYEMTGGLCRYGVAQISATANSDAGPLTQQFVGRYRDTYGGTPVYTGYTTYEAVMLYRHVIEQTKTQDTETVIGALENVNFDGATGQISFYDKDHQYAHDLEPSDDGAIYMQWQENDEGEGVQEVIWPKNHQTAEYQTPYWL encoded by the coding sequence ATGGATGAATGTGGTGGGGCTGAGCACGACCCAAGCCTCGCGACCGACCAACGGACTCGACGAAGCGGTCTCCAGCGGCGACGCGTCCTCGCGACGGCCGGCAGCGCGGTCAGCCTCTCGACCGCTGGGTGTCTAGGAACCCTCGGGTCGATCACCGGGGGATCCGGAAGCGAGAACCCGATCACCATGGGCATTCTCGCGCCGAATCCGGACAGTAATTATATCGGTCGGGGGATGGTGCGCGGTGCGCAGGTTGCAGTCGACGAGATCAACGAGAAGGGAGGGATTCTCGGCAGACACGTCGAACTCGCCGTCGGCGACACGAACTCGAGTCCGCTCGAGGCGCGTCGCCAGTACCAGCGACTCGTCCTCGAGGAGGATGCGGATGTCACCGTTGGCGTCTTCGACAGCCCCTCGCTCGAGACGATCATCGAGGATATCGCCGAACAGCAGACGGTCCACCTGACGAGTGGGGCCTCGACCCCGGCGGTCAGCCAGAAGGTCAGTGAAAACTACGATCGATACAAGTACCACTTCCGCGTCGGCCCGACCAACTCGTACGACCTTGGTACAGACTTGGTCAACTTTCTGGACGACAACGGTTCCAACATCGGCTGGAACTCCGTCGCCGTGCTGGTCGAAGATTACCCGTGGTCGCAGGAACCCTGGCAAATCCTGCAGGACGAACTCGACGGCGTCGGCGTCGAGGTGACGATGGAGCGGCGGTACCCGCCGGCATCCGACGACTTCTCGTCGCTCTACGACGAGGCCGAAGCGTCGAACGCGGACGCGGCGTTCATTCTGACTGCACACACAGGGACGAGCGCCCTGCTCGACTGGGCGTATCCGAACCGTCCCGAAGTGCCACCCCAGCCGCGACCGTTCGCGTTCGGTGGCATCCACGTGCCGATGCAGTTGCCGGCCTACTACGAGATGACCGGCGGCCTGTGTCGCTACGGCGTCGCACAGATCAGTGCGACCGCAAACAGCGATGCCGGCCCCCTGACACAGCAGTTCGTGGGCCGGTATCGGGACACGTACGGCGGGACCCCCGTCTACACCGGGTACACGACGTACGAAGCGGTCATGCTCTACAGACACGTCATCGAACAGACCAAGACGCAAGATACCGAGACGGTGATCGGGGCGCTCGAAAACGTCAACTTCGACGGCGCCACTGGGCAGATCAGCTTCTACGACAAGGACCACCAGTACGCCCACGACCTCGAGCCAAGCGACGACGGTGCCATCTATATGCAGTGGCAGGAAAACGACGAGGGCGAAGGGGTTCAGGAGGTTATCTGGCCCAAGAATCACCAGACGGCCGAGTACCAGACGCCGTACTGGCTCTGA
- a CDS encoding NAD(P)/FAD-dependent oxidoreductase, which translates to MTQYVIIGDGISGSSAAETLREEDPDAKITVITDEGEPLYNRILIKEHAKGKLPEAPISIHDEEWYDDRDIDLSLDTHVTSVDTDEKVIHTHASGDVSYDKLLVATGGTPTQLPVDNSDADGIHHFWTFQDARGIREHAERADRGVIVGAGLLGIDFAAVCGAQGIEADYLMRGDRWWRYALSSDGAEIMHEGMRGVGVEPVFDSGVDHFETDDDGYVTAAVDPNGERYDCDFAGVAIGLTFNTEYLRGAGLEEDNGIVVDEYMQTNVDDIYAAGDITRFYDVLLGEEAQNGSWGSAKEQGRVAAINMAADDEAEEFEWVSSYSITHFDFPFLSFGHPTLGDEHAERKYSDTEWRRIAFKDGKIVGGVLIGDLSPQSKYKQLMREQRPVADQAEVLLEKQVDLDNLAPQQEQ; encoded by the coding sequence ATGACTCAGTACGTCATCATCGGTGACGGGATCTCGGGCAGTTCGGCCGCCGAGACCCTCCGGGAGGAAGACCCGGACGCGAAGATTACCGTCATCACCGATGAGGGGGAGCCTCTGTATAACCGGATTCTGATCAAGGAGCACGCGAAAGGCAAGCTCCCCGAGGCTCCGATCTCGATTCACGACGAGGAGTGGTACGACGACCGCGATATCGACCTCTCATTGGACACGCACGTGACGAGCGTCGACACCGACGAGAAGGTCATCCACACGCACGCCAGCGGCGACGTCTCCTACGACAAGCTGCTGGTCGCCACCGGCGGAACGCCGACGCAGCTGCCCGTCGACAACAGCGACGCCGACGGCATCCACCACTTCTGGACGTTTCAGGACGCCCGCGGCATCCGCGAGCACGCCGAACGAGCCGATCGAGGCGTCATCGTCGGTGCCGGCCTCCTCGGCATCGACTTCGCGGCCGTCTGTGGCGCACAGGGCATCGAGGCCGACTACCTGATGCGCGGCGACCGCTGGTGGCGCTACGCGCTCTCGAGCGACGGCGCGGAGATCATGCACGAGGGCATGCGCGGGGTCGGCGTCGAGCCCGTCTTCGACAGCGGCGTCGATCACTTCGAGACCGACGACGACGGCTACGTCACCGCCGCCGTCGACCCCAACGGCGAGCGCTACGACTGCGATTTCGCCGGCGTCGCGATCGGCCTGACGTTCAACACCGAGTACCTCCGCGGGGCCGGCCTCGAGGAGGACAACGGTATCGTCGTCGACGAGTACATGCAGACGAACGTCGACGACATCTATGCCGCGGGCGACATCACGCGATTCTACGACGTACTGCTCGGCGAAGAGGCCCAGAACGGTTCGTGGGGCTCGGCGAAAGAACAGGGTCGGGTCGCCGCGATCAACATGGCCGCCGACGACGAGGCCGAAGAGTTCGAGTGGGTCTCCTCGTACTCCATCACGCACTTCGACTTCCCGTTCCTCTCTTTCGGCCACCCGACGCTGGGCGACGAGCACGCCGAACGCAAGTACAGCGACACCGAGTGGCGACGCATCGCGTTCAAGGACGGCAAGATCGTCGGCGGCGTCCTCATCGGCGACCTCTCTCCCCAGAGCAAGTACAAGCAGTTGATGCGCGAACAGCGCCCGGTCGCCGATCAGGCCGAGGTCCTCCTCGAGAAACAGGTCGACCTCGACAACCTCGCGCCACAACAGGAGCAGTAA
- a CDS encoding DUF6149 family protein: MKLRQNAKHFAYRKALETPGIRSAATAGLVRLHTKVFAGKADPAHAEERKPHLDGLFDATMDSYLRALQEGYSEAEAREITHIQANFDFYNHGWTEMMEFPTDELEDHYDRYREFFERWDVTIDEPLGQFAPPEGLTEAPSTPEKLEDPEHPHAEGGFADDVYVETDEGDLVVGGQEAPADVDASQAVGSEDR; encoded by the coding sequence ATGAAACTCCGCCAGAACGCGAAACACTTCGCCTATCGCAAGGCTCTCGAGACGCCGGGGATCCGCTCGGCGGCCACCGCGGGGCTGGTCAGGCTCCACACCAAAGTCTTCGCCGGCAAGGCCGATCCGGCCCACGCCGAAGAACGGAAACCCCACCTCGACGGGCTCTTCGACGCGACGATGGACAGCTACCTGCGGGCGCTCCAGGAGGGCTACTCCGAGGCCGAGGCCCGCGAGATCACGCACATCCAGGCCAACTTCGACTTCTACAACCACGGCTGGACCGAGATGATGGAGTTCCCCACCGACGAACTCGAGGACCACTACGACCGCTATCGCGAGTTCTTCGAGCGCTGGGACGTGACGATCGACGAGCCGCTGGGACAGTTCGCGCCACCGGAGGGACTGACCGAGGCTCCCTCGACGCCCGAAAAGCTCGAGGACCCCGAACACCCCCACGCCGAGGGCGGCTTCGCCGACGACGTTTACGTCGAGACTGACGAGGGCGACCTTGTCGTGGGCGGACAGGAAGCACCCGCTGACGTCGACGCATCACAGGCCGTCGGAAGCGAGGACCGCTGA
- a CDS encoding methyl-accepting chemotaxis protein encodes MDIARRLVPTAIRRRYAVKFGIALLILGLSVGLIGYGATAGITNQVEDRVQTDHASSASQEAQSLQMWNEQNEHTIGTIVRSDVVASDDPAAIQQRFLDWQEHLDTDTFDISYVDIGNETVTASTNGAYRGVPASELNNVPSEAYSQATTTVPWVSDAYVAQGEFGQNTTVITYVQLSAANEDRAVVYTADLEAYANQLQDKDGVTTMIVDGDNEIMLDNAGYGSEGHHGDGHSRGEGSGHDHATLGTTYSGDTSLLEAARTDGATTTRISGSELSFGGAYGFDSNEYVTSSARVFGTDWVVVSHEPKGQALGFVNTINQWGIYATILGVLMIGAVGAVLGRNTAVSIDRLTGKAAEMEEGNLDVDLETKRIDNIGRLYNGFDSMRDALREQIEEAEAAREEAERERERVQEINDHLEQKAADYSDVMEAAADGDLTARMAADGDNEAMAEIAEDFNEMLDEIEQTIAELNRFATDVATASEQVTASSEEVRSASQQVTGSIQEISDGADRQNESLQSVNQEMSALSTTTEEIAASSNEVADIAERTVNTGQDGQEAAQEAIAAMDQIETEAGSAVSEIRRLEEEVQQIDELINTISEIARQTNMLALNANIEASRSAGGKDDEGFSVVAKEVKALSEDVAQAADEAEDRLEAIRDRTEESAAEVEGTSADIENASEQVEEAVEALEEIAELAQETNVGVQEISAATEEQAASTQEVVAMVDDAATISEETTSEAENVAAAAEEQTTALTEVTKSASSLSQQAAQLSEALDRFDTEVDREDVDLTSTFDADEELAAEAQFEVDPDAGDDAPDQSRGITFDADDTETSAPTAFDDGDDAGLDIEQDTPTGDPLGTDQPTTDAVEADSSDESLGAGPDDDAAAREATDAPAGDDGATELGADEILGLEDDPADTTATDSLAEEPDAPATDAETASTDDAVGSLVEDAEATEADEVDDEPADAPAGDDGAATTDDAAAQPLESDDGGFGNAADIDAQDGTDAADESDSDEQTADEAPTDEGDEDDGDEDDSTAAAESEDVFTFGTTEDE; translated from the coding sequence ATGGATATCGCTAGACGATTGGTACCGACAGCTATCCGACGCAGGTACGCGGTCAAGTTCGGGATCGCGTTGCTAATTCTCGGGCTGTCGGTTGGCCTGATCGGATACGGGGCAACTGCAGGAATCACGAACCAAGTCGAAGATCGCGTTCAGACCGATCACGCATCTTCGGCCAGTCAGGAAGCACAGAGTCTGCAGATGTGGAACGAGCAGAACGAACACACGATCGGGACGATCGTCAGATCGGACGTCGTCGCCAGCGACGATCCGGCGGCAATCCAACAGCGGTTCCTCGATTGGCAGGAACACCTCGATACGGACACGTTCGATATCTCCTACGTCGATATCGGCAACGAGACGGTGACAGCCAGCACCAACGGTGCCTACCGCGGTGTGCCGGCCAGCGAACTGAACAACGTCCCGAGCGAAGCCTACTCGCAGGCGACCACCACCGTTCCGTGGGTTTCCGACGCCTACGTCGCCCAAGGTGAGTTCGGACAGAACACCACCGTCATCACCTACGTCCAACTCTCCGCCGCAAACGAGGACCGGGCGGTCGTCTACACCGCCGATCTCGAGGCGTACGCTAACCAGCTCCAGGACAAGGACGGCGTCACGACGATGATCGTCGACGGCGACAACGAGATCATGCTCGACAACGCCGGCTACGGCTCCGAAGGCCACCACGGCGACGGCCACAGCCGCGGAGAGGGCAGCGGCCACGACCACGCGACGCTCGGCACCACGTACAGCGGTGATACCAGCCTCCTCGAGGCTGCCCGAACCGACGGGGCGACCACGACGCGCATCTCCGGCTCGGAACTGAGCTTCGGCGGGGCGTACGGCTTCGATAGCAACGAATACGTCACGAGTTCCGCGCGCGTGTTCGGGACCGACTGGGTCGTCGTGAGCCACGAGCCCAAGGGCCAGGCGCTCGGGTTCGTCAACACGATCAACCAGTGGGGGATCTACGCGACGATCCTCGGCGTTCTCATGATCGGCGCGGTCGGAGCCGTCCTCGGCCGGAACACCGCCGTCTCGATCGACCGCCTCACCGGCAAGGCCGCCGAGATGGAGGAGGGCAACCTCGACGTCGACCTCGAGACCAAGCGGATCGACAACATCGGCCGGCTCTACAACGGCTTCGACTCGATGCGTGACGCGCTGCGCGAACAGATCGAAGAAGCCGAAGCCGCCCGCGAGGAGGCCGAACGCGAACGCGAGCGCGTCCAAGAGATCAACGACCACCTCGAGCAGAAGGCCGCCGACTACAGCGACGTGATGGAAGCGGCCGCCGACGGCGATCTGACCGCCCGGATGGCCGCCGACGGCGACAACGAGGCGATGGCCGAGATCGCCGAGGACTTCAACGAGATGCTCGACGAGATCGAGCAAACCATCGCCGAGCTCAACCGGTTCGCGACCGACGTCGCGACCGCCTCCGAACAGGTGACCGCCTCGAGCGAGGAGGTCCGATCCGCCTCCCAGCAGGTCACCGGCTCGATCCAGGAGATTTCCGACGGTGCCGACCGGCAGAACGAATCGCTCCAGTCGGTCAACCAGGAGATGAGCGCGCTGTCGACGACGACCGAAGAGATCGCCGCCTCCTCGAACGAAGTGGCCGACATCGCCGAGCGGACCGTCAACACCGGCCAGGACGGACAGGAAGCCGCACAGGAAGCGATCGCCGCGATGGACCAGATCGAGACCGAGGCGGGCAGCGCCGTCAGCGAGATCCGCCGACTCGAAGAGGAGGTCCAACAGATCGACGAACTGATCAACACGATTTCCGAGATCGCCCGCCAGACCAACATGCTGGCGCTGAACGCCAACATCGAGGCCTCTCGCTCCGCAGGTGGGAAAGACGACGAAGGGTTCTCCGTCGTCGCAAAGGAGGTCAAGGCCCTCTCCGAGGACGTCGCGCAGGCGGCCGACGAGGCCGAAGACCGGCTCGAGGCGATCCGGGATCGGACCGAGGAGTCCGCCGCCGAGGTCGAAGGCACCAGCGCGGACATCGAAAACGCCAGCGAGCAGGTCGAAGAGGCGGTCGAGGCGCTCGAAGAGATCGCCGAACTCGCCCAAGAGACCAACGTGGGCGTCCAGGAGATCTCCGCGGCGACCGAAGAGCAGGCCGCCTCGACCCAGGAGGTCGTGGCGATGGTCGACGACGCGGCGACGATCTCCGAGGAGACGACCTCCGAGGCCGAAAACGTCGCCGCCGCGGCCGAAGAGCAGACCACCGCACTGACCGAAGTGACCAAGTCCGCCTCGAGCCTCTCCCAGCAGGCCGCCCAGCTATCCGAGGCGCTCGACCGGTTCGACACCGAGGTCGACCGCGAGGACGTAGACCTCACGTCGACGTTCGACGCCGACGAGGAGCTGGCCGCCGAGGCGCAGTTCGAGGTCGATCCGGACGCCGGCGACGACGCACCCGACCAGAGCCGCGGAATCACGTTCGACGCCGACGATACCGAGACGAGCGCACCGACCGCGTTCGACGACGGTGACGACGCCGGACTCGACATCGAGCAGGACACGCCGACCGGCGACCCACTCGGCACTGACCAGCCGACGACCGACGCCGTCGAGGCCGACTCGAGCGACGAGTCGCTCGGAGCCGGTCCCGACGACGACGCGGCGGCCCGTGAGGCGACGGACGCACCGGCCGGCGACGATGGAGCTACCGAGCTCGGTGCCGACGAGATCCTCGGACTCGAGGACGACCCGGCGGACACCACAGCGACCGACTCGCTCGCCGAGGAGCCGGACGCGCCGGCGACCGACGCCGAGACGGCGTCCACCGACGACGCGGTCGGCTCGCTCGTAGAGGACGCCGAGGCGACCGAAGCTGACGAGGTCGACGACGAACCCGCGGACGCGCCAGCGGGCGACGACGGCGCAGCCACCACCGACGACGCGGCCGCACAGCCGCTCGAGTCGGACGACGGCGGCTTCGGTAACGCGGCCGACATCGACGCACAGGACGGGACGGACGCGGCCGACGAGAGCGACTCCGACGAGCAGACGGCGGACGAAGCCCCGACCGACGAGGGCGACGAAGACGACGGCGACGAAGACGACAGCACCGCTGCGGCCGAAAGCGAGGACGTGTTCACCTTCGGGACGACCGAAGACGAATAA
- a CDS encoding polysaccharide deacetylase family protein, with amino-acid sequence MQRRTYLAAAATLALAGCAGTETSAPNDEPATESTNSDPRTDSVDDGVTDRPKSAETVDDFEELAAWEAVGGTLSPAPDRAVVGSQSGRLEIPASESSSRLTREFASPFDWSTAAPGVAVASADLVVPWLRLVDVEGNWADFRRGVKGGLPLMRYNFGVEERSDGFDPSAVEAVHLLVWTGEGTAGTVWFDDLHVVPRPDRGKVMIQFDDSHVTDYTEALPILEEYGYPAVSFVTTGYVDDGVVGGDPRLSTEQVRELHDAGWCIANHTVSHPDLPSLSRAEQAAEIRGGKEWLRERGFDDGADYFAYPFGAYEPTTLEVVAAHHDLAWGGGPPAQGYVANSRLAPRIGNPSAKRARAAIERAASIPGITSLFFHRLEGESLEDFEATVEAIREYEAAGEIDVILPGDVAREFVV; translated from the coding sequence ATGCAACGACGGACGTATCTCGCAGCGGCCGCGACGTTGGCGCTGGCGGGCTGTGCCGGGACCGAGACGAGCGCTCCGAACGACGAACCGGCGACGGAATCGACGAACAGCGACCCGCGGACCGATAGTGTGGACGACGGTGTGACCGACCGACCGAAGTCGGCCGAAACCGTCGATGACTTCGAGGAACTGGCCGCTTGGGAGGCCGTCGGTGGGACCCTCTCGCCGGCTCCCGACCGAGCCGTCGTCGGCTCGCAGAGCGGGCGGCTCGAGATTCCGGCGAGCGAATCGAGCAGCAGGCTCACGCGGGAGTTCGCGTCACCGTTCGACTGGTCGACCGCCGCGCCCGGCGTCGCCGTCGCGTCGGCCGATCTCGTCGTCCCCTGGCTCCGGCTGGTCGACGTCGAGGGCAACTGGGCCGACTTTCGGCGGGGAGTCAAGGGCGGCCTCCCCCTGATGCGGTACAACTTCGGCGTCGAGGAGCGCTCGGACGGGTTCGACCCGAGCGCGGTCGAAGCGGTCCACCTGCTCGTCTGGACGGGCGAGGGAACGGCGGGGACGGTCTGGTTCGACGACCTCCACGTCGTCCCGCGACCGGACCGCGGGAAGGTGATGATCCAGTTCGACGACTCCCACGTCACCGACTACACCGAGGCGCTGCCGATCCTCGAGGAGTACGGCTACCCCGCCGTCTCGTTCGTCACGACCGGTTACGTCGACGACGGGGTCGTCGGCGGCGATCCCCGACTCTCGACCGAGCAGGTCCGCGAACTCCACGACGCGGGGTGGTGTATCGCCAATCACACCGTCAGTCATCCGGACCTCCCGTCGCTCAGTCGGGCGGAGCAGGCCGCCGAGATCCGCGGCGGAAAGGAGTGGCTGCGCGAGCGCGGCTTCGACGACGGTGCGGACTACTTCGCCTACCCGTTCGGGGCCTACGAACCGACGACGCTCGAGGTCGTGGCGGCCCACCACGACCTCGCCTGGGGCGGCGGCCCGCCGGCACAGGGCTACGTGGCGAACTCGCGACTCGCTCCGCGGATCGGTAATCCGAGCGCCAAGCGAGCGCGGGCAGCGATCGAACGCGCGGCGTCGATCCCCGGGATCACCTCGCTGTTCTTCCACCGACTCGAGGGCGAGTCTCTCGAGGACTTCGAGGCGACCGTCGAAGCGATCCGCGAGTACGAGGCCGCCGGCGAGATCGACGTGATCCTGCCGGGGGACGTAGCGCGGGAGTTCGTCGTCTGA